One Eurosta solidaginis isolate ZX-2024a chromosome 1, ASM4086904v1, whole genome shotgun sequence genomic window, ctgccagctttacgcacgttcATTGGAGACATGTCTGAACTGCTGTTTgtaaaacgccctatctcaacaTAATTCGTAAATCGGCGTtcagtcgagttagggtgatattccccTTAACAGTCAATTTATAACAACAGCCTTCAATTACTTCATATATATATAGTGTTTTACTTACGCGGTATTTTACCCCAGAAGTGAATACAACTCGAAGGCTTTGCTTTATTATTAAATGGTTAAGgttttttaatatttagtttaatttaaattgTAGAACCTTTATTATACAGAGTTTGGAAATGGTGTTACACAGAAATTTGTAAATTGATGAACACGTCGTCTCGTAGTCACGCGCGCTCGATTTCAACTAAACTACCACATataattgtttaaataatttaaaaaatcggaAATATATGGACTTGTTATGTCTGTAAATACATAGGGACCGATGTCTTCATGACCAAAaagtgccaccgcacaaagttgtcctTGAAAAACGCCCGCTGCTCCAATATCTCCAGAAGTCGGATTTCTTCCTGGCTTTCCAGCACACATGGTTGTAGCTGAAAAATATACATCTATGCCGTAAGGAGCGACGCAGTCCCATTTGTCTATTACAACCAGTTTAGAAGTTTTGAGAATATCACTAAATTCCTCACTATTTGAAGTTAccgcaccccatccactaacttccaGATTTAGGCACTGACGTAAGTCAGGCTGACATAGAGGTATTGATTTTATTCTATCAGTCTGATCAAAGCATGGATCTACTTTTAACAAAGCTATGTCCATAAATCCTGTGTCACGATTATAGTAATCCTTATCATAATATATTTTAATTACGCTGCGTTTTTCTACTCCTCTATCGTTTACCCGACGTCTATTTTCTTCACCAGCTAGAACGATGAACTTATTCTCATCTAGCTCTGCTACGCAGCGCGCAGCTGTTACCACCGTATGCATCTTGACTAAGGCGCCAACGCAAATATActtgttttcataaaaaattgCTACGGTGTGGGAGGTCCGCTCCATTGTTATGTCTTCGCCATTTAAAACGCGAAGTTGCGCATTCGTATGGGTAAAATTGCAACTAAGAACGAGAGACAGGATCGCGAAAAAAATTTCTGAATCCATTTTAGTTTAAGACCTTTTGCactactttttaagtataaagtatgatagattttgtgggcgctatttataccaaattgagtcgtgtgaataaaaaataagcaaacactttttcttctagattctaggaattcGACATAAGAAAAACAATTTAAGTGAAACTATACAaagaacatatttttttaattagttgaacaaccAAATTTTGCTCTTTTTATACAAGCATATTCCAGCTAAattaaatgagctcagccttaaccaaatattttgcttcactttcgtcaaaggaaatttcctagcaattgttgagttgtgttgttaatttgaaacgtgtacctacaacttcattttttttacctttatattaaatccctttcatgtttgtcccctcatttccatacgaatttttgaccgacggaaaagtctttttcggtaacttccgttgagctagacacttgatacttagaacatagttcagatctgggagacattacaatgcaagtgaaaaaaaatccgctaggtggcgcacggatcgagatatacagaaaattaattttaaaatggaaattttgcgatcgacttttagctAACCTCTCGGTGATCCAgcgacttgaaacttagcacatagtttgtgagtcgatggcactacaattcgcggAAAACataatgccgccaggtggcagacgaatcgagataaacgaaaatccctgaaaaaacgcagggaatcttgcgatcgatttttaagtaacttcccggtgagctcgagacttgaaacttgggccgtgagtcagaagccggtgataatgcaatatttgatcaaaaaaatttcgctaggtggcgcatcgatcgagatattaggcaaattaattttaatttgggaatcttccactccgtttttaactaacttccgggttacctagagacttgtaatttAGCACATGGTTCGAGaaccggtgacaatacaatttatagaaaacaaagttccgctaggtggcgtgctaattgagataactagaaatccctgaaaaacgatgggaatcttgcgatccttttttagtaacttgccggtgagcaaGAGACTTGAATCTTGGGCCGTGGGTCCAAAccaggtgacaatgcaacatttgattaaaaaagttccgctaggtggcgcatggatcgagatattaggaaaattaattttaatttgggaatctttcaatccatttttaaataacttcccggttacctagagacttgtaacttagcacatggtTCGAGaaccggtgacaatacaatttatagaaaacaaagttccgctaggtggcgtgctaattgagataacaagaaatccctgaaaaacgatgggaatcttgcgatcgatttttgagtaacttgccggtgagctagagacttgaaacttgggccgtgcgtcagaacccggtgacaacgcaacatttgataaaaaaaaattcgctaggtggcacgcggatcgagatagtaagaaaacatattttaatttgggaattttcaatccatttttaactaacttcccggttacctagagacttgaaatcgaggtggaattctgttgtttttgccagtgttgtcagcgaaaattccacttattctcttaaatcttgctattttaaacaaataaatgaagataagaattttcacatagtaattacttaaattactaatcaaagttgcaattgcctttttgtaggcagtactaaaaaattgaaaataaaaagatgataaaaaaatgttaagcactacctttatataaatggaccaaaaaatagaatgcaatttttcctttaatacagacatagtcttgttgaattttgactaaaaaactttaacaatagctcttgtaaaggaattttgggatttaaaattataaaggtagagcgcgtgtttaaattttaaataatcaattagttaatcacaagtacatggtttgccttaaattgaaggattgcgctccacctttatagttttaaatcccaaaattcttttataagagctattgttaaagttttttagtcaaaattcaacaagactatgtctggattaaaggaaaaattgccttctattttttggtccagttatataaaggtagtgcttatcatctttttttaatgagtaaatacaaaaaaacaatgggtacacttaattagttttatctgtttccaaaatgcTTAGTAtgttcaaggtatttatgcatattccagcgaaatgaaatgagctcagccttaaccaaatattttgctttacttttgtcaaagaaaatttcctaataattgttagtttataaatgtattcgcagagttgtgttgtgttgttaatttgaaacgggtagctacaactttatttttaatgagtaaatacaaaaaaacaatgggtacacttaattagttttatctgtttccaaactgcttaatatgttctactAGCGTTAcctggcgtacgttgtaacgcccgagatcgaatgaatgttgcgatattttttctgttttgtttgttgataatttaatttattgttctgtaaattaaattgaattttgtacgcatatttggtgaaattttctgttaaaatattttattcttgtatcttattgtaatgcatgtgggtacacaatagttttggtttattcgttcggtgcaaagataaacaatttttttggtgttccaactctagagcaagcaacatatagctggccgtGGGAAAaacacggactctctaaatttaagcctgcaacagtaagcgattgcaaaagcaaggcaggaaactgtaagcgcttaaaattaaatggcaaatctgtaggaatcattgggatccatggtatgagcacatcttcacctttgcttttaccgctgatgattgttgcttcgattaaatTCGGCATTAATatctaaacgcaaagtctggttccattgcacaattttggtgggtttaaattccgaagaagcatgattgatgagccaattttcaaagttgatatatacGCAGGCATTCCAgctggttctaaagagtttagaaattcaattggataattcacaattttatcgtcatcgtaactgtgtcgatcgatttatatttcttcACTTCACctggaaattggttttgaatgcgatcattgattttgttaacataatcatttttgggagctaagatagttcgttcgcatagccaaaaacaaaaacatttaaatttaaaattcttaattctgaaatatgaaaaactttcggcttaatcgaaggaacctacatccaaaatttggtgatgattgaagtatgggaaacacgttattacagggaacacacacacagaatatgatttttatagaagatgtagatagactgaagctaaacaatttttttatcggcggcagattactaaacgtccaaaaggcataacagctaaactcaacaatgcagtcaaacttcaggtgttaaaataacttaagtttgtacggcagccatagttctgaaaaatcccacattttactggaggcataaggacttaacgtcatatagctccttatacattttcattatcctaccattactacaccAAGAGATAttcagtatgatatattccattagtatgggaggtgccacgcccccttcttcccgattccacattttcttggtggtgttagggattgacctaaTATAACTccctactgaatttcaatgttctggcatgtataccttcaaagttatgcagtaccaaagatttcatttgtatgggaggtgccacgccccttttatatatcgaaattatttttagcctaaaaccttcaagttgatcgaaggaacctataaccaaaatttggtgattgaagtgtgggaaatacgtttccatagcgaacatacacacacacacagaatttgatttttatatgtgacccggcctatgaaaaggtggcttatgactcaaaaaaaataattcaaaagaaaaactaataagaaactgaagaaatgcattgtttatctttaatagCTGTTTCTttcttgagtcataagccaccttttcataggccgggttacATATATagattgtgtactgccacaaaaccatatttgggagcagtgaactatttattcacaaaattcaaggtatttaagcatagcgaaatgaaatgagctcatcattgaccaaatattttgctttacttttgtcaaagaataattgtttgtttataaatgtattcgcagagttgggttgtgttgttaatttgaaacacctctctgaagttggcaagacaacttttacgtggaaaaaattacctattgggaaaattaccgtgaatttgccgtaatttatccgtgaaacaaaaaaatgttccgTGGCCATAATTTAGAAAAtgttggcgtgccaccctcagaaaaccaccttagagaccagctaggaaaataattcttgcacacgaatttgccgtaaatttgccgtagataagtggcatattttataatttccaaaaagaaataaaattttttatggtgcaccgcctacttcacgtgaagttagcgtgccacttttcgaaagccACCTTAgtcaccagttaggaaaatatttcttgcacgtgaatttgccgtgaattatccgtgaaacaaaaacatttgccgtggccatattttagaaaatacagggggCACGCCAACTTAcgtgatccttcgaaatacagccgaaaggttttttcgttgtaacttggttatttgacgtccgattttttaaattgatatgtcattattttggccttgagaagcttcacatttccgtttaactTCAGAGAGGTGTTATAGCTTCTAAGTAAGCCGGACCATGGTAGTTTTTCATTCCAATAAATGAATGGAagcaacttaaaactacaaacaaacaaacaaaacttacagcttgcgctggaaatttggattccaaataagagcgagaaAGGAACcagtacataaaaacagcaattagaaataatatgattatttatttaacatttaATTTATAATCAAGTGAACTTTAAAATTGATCTGCTCTTCAAACACGAATTTTGTTGTTTAAGAAAATTGCTTTGTCGGACAAATTAATTTTACAGTTCACTTCAGAAAACGGCCCTTAGTATTGcggaaaatcacaaaaaaattaaattatattttgaaaAGTGTATTAATCTCAGCAGTTCTATATAAGAAACAAAAGGAAATACTTGGTTACATAAACTTACATTTTTAGAGATCgtactttttttaaataacactATACGACCATTTTTGTAGGGCAATTCATAAGCAAAAAAGAATCCCTTCTTTGGAAATTATCCTTAAAATCAAAGCTAATGATTTGATTTAGAGCTTCGAAATCgtatacttaatatatatattttattggtCTGTTTTACTGAAAAAATAAAGAACTGTAGGCGTGGTCTGTTATCATTTGTATTGTATTCACACTTTTAAGTTagccttcgaaaaaaaaaattaagagcaATTAATAACACAGAACACAAAAAAATCTGGTATTGTGACGGATTGCATGTACTTTGATGCGCTGAGTAGCAGGTATAGCAGGTCCCGCTTGGGCCCTAACCTCAAAAAACGCTGTATCgtcaacgatttttttttttttttgaatttttttaggtTAGGGCAAAACCACATCACTATAGGCGAATTTTTATCGCAGTCTCGGATTCGGTTTATCAAATTGCATGCGAAAACGTGCCAGATTTGCCTGCTTTTTTGTATTGCAGTGTAATTTTttgcttttagtttttcgaagatATGCTCTTTGACTCCTTATAGCTCCTGTGATATAAgcttgaaaagaaaaaaacatatttctACAACCTAAATAAGAAGAAAGGCAGATATTTTTACTATTTTAAACATAGTTTATAAAAAAGGTATTTGATCGGAACGAGAAAGTCGATATCTTTGATTTCGATGCTAACTTCGAAAAAGGGGGAAATTACTTGTCAGCTCATGGATCAATCAAAAACATTGGCCGAatgttattaattaaaaatttttatttttttattttttataaaacatcAATGgaacaatatttttaaataaaaaaataaagatattTGAGGCTTCTACAAAATAAAATACGTTATATTcagaaacaaaaagaaatattatTAGTTTTTGGGCGCATATGTATGCGGTATGGCTATAGGTTAAGaataaacttaaatttatttACAGATCAATGTTAATACCATTGAATTcattaaagttatattttgttagcAATAGTTCGCAATCAATTACAGCTTCGTCTAAACATTTTGACGCTCTGCCAAATGGGACACGTGTAACTGGTACTGCGAATACTGCTTCCACAATTGCAGTAATGTCAGCATCATAATTTGTGTTCTTCCAATAGTCCAAAACatgcgcgttaagtggaagcattgATTTATTTGATaataaaccaattaatttttgctTAAAACTTTGCAAAGATTCATCAATTCCCCTTGGTTTAGCATATAAATTCATTATTCGTTGAGTCAATTTATCATAGATTTTATTTGATGTTGAAGCTGGCTCTTGATTCAGTCTAGTAGTTGTAGTAGGTTCAACGACTTCAGTAATTTCATAAGCTACTGTGCTGAATGTGCTTTCCACACTTTCAACAAATTCTTCTTGTTTTACTGGCGGTAATTTGATATCTGTATTTTCAACGGCATACTCTGTTGTTAGTACATTTTCCGGTTCACATTTAATCTCAGATGAAATGCTTGGAGTATAGTCAGGAAAAATGTGTACTGAAGTAGGTAAAATTTGTGTAGAGTTGTCAAAACCACTTCCTAGAGTCGATGAAGCTTgtgatttattttttaaatttgtattaattattttatatacttGAGTTAAATGTGCCTATAAAGAAATGTCAAAAGCGAAAATTAGTTTAGTAAACGTGTGAACATGAGACGATAGAGTGCACTTGAGCTAGTTGAAGTTGAACTCGATTCAATTGTTCAGGCACACCGTGTTctgtcttttttattttttagaattACCTGAACATTCTGCTTTTGTTCATTGCTCAGCATAACCGAATTATTGAAGTTAAATCGTGGATCTAAATATATAGCTGATTGAAATGcttcttctttgagtatttcttgttTATATTTTTGCATGGATTGTACGAAGTATTGAACATACCATGAGGTTTGTAAAAGTTCTTCCAATTCAATTTCGCAACTTAACCAATCTCTATAAAAATCGCCGAAAGTGTATTGTTCATTGTTCAATTGGTTATTAAGATCAACTAATGGTGTCAATATGTTGATTATATTTACAACAAAATCCAAATTTGTATGAAACTCAGGAACTAAATTGTCTAGTTGTATTCTATTTTCTAATAAAGACTTTAACATTTTATAAGTGGAAATCCAGTGCGTGGCATCGTCTAGGCAAAAGCTATGCCGTTCACCAACAAGTTTAGTCTGCAATTCTCTTACCACAGCCCTACActgatttattttatattttaattcggaTGATAAAACATTGGCCACTGTTAATTGTATAATACTGCTAATACTTTTTATTTCTCGAAACTCTATAGCTATTGTGatgaaaaatttttcaatatcGTTTGTTTTATTTTCGAATTCGTTTGATGTTTCTTTTTTAAGTTCTCCAGCTTCTGTGTCTTCTACAGATTTGCATGTAACTTCTGCAGTATAAGAATATACTTGATTCTTATTGATTTCATAGCTTTCGAGGCAGTTTAGTACAACGTCTTTTATGTCAGTTGTTGCCTTATTCAACTGGATGATAGCTATAAAAGTAGTTTGGAAGTGTTTAAGAACAGTTTATGAAATTGTTttgattcaacaaactaaatatGTTTACTGCTATTTcacaaattatttatttgtttagagTCTACTTTGTTTATTTCTTACAAACTACAAATGAAAGTAGttaattaaaaatacaatttaaattttaacatagcTAAACTATCATTAAAATTGATGACGCTAGTATATGTATTGCGCAACCTTATGCTACTAGCAATCGGATCGTTCAGAGCGTAATTAGTGGAGTGCACTGTATCAACTAGTAACCGATTATTTCTTAAGTTCCGTGGAgggtcatataaattgaccaaatttcgataatttatcACACTGGATGTTACAATTGAAAAGGAATCTCCTCTTCCCACGGTAACTTCCATAGAGAAAATATATTCAACAATACTCTATTCGACTTTTCATCTGCAAGTGTATGTGAACTCCGTTGAATTTCTGCTTATGAATCATATCATGGAAACATATTTTGATACTATAAAGTCAATATGTTGACAAAATGTGAGCTTTAAATCGAAAATGGCATCCGAATCCTTCATTTAGAAGTTTGTTTTTCTGTTTGTTAATAGGGTCAGGTTCGAAAGAAGCCGTGTTGGAATTGAGAGATTAAATCCCTAACATTGTCGAATAGTTTAGATTGGATTATGCAGTCGAAGAGTTTCGCCAGCGTATCTTGTATAACTATAACCCTGTAACTGCAGACATCGTTTCGATCGCCTGACTTATAGACCGGAACAATGTAAGATGATTTCCACTGTTTTACCCTTATAAACACAATAATGAAATAGCTGAGATACGGGATGAGATAAGGCATAGCTATATAGCttgaaaaatataagagaaaagcCTACCAAATCCTGGTTGGAACTAAATTGAAGCGATGAAATAGCCGAGAGTACATCCTCCTGGGAAAGTGAAAAgaatattatagaagatttttcTGTGGAAGGAAGTGTAGTAGTGGTGTAGTGATGCTATGATTTGCATAGACttcctaaaaaaaaatttgcaaacaacTGACTGTAGTAAAAAAATTCCAGAAACGTTTCTACttctacgtttttttttttataaagcttTGGTTACTCTCagtcatttttttaattaattcttgAGATTTGAGAAGTAAATAAGAACTTAACataaaaatatagcttattttctattct contains:
- the LOC137237465 gene encoding uncharacterized protein isoform X1; translated protein: MEYINTKEQNEVKNTMEKMDINNVMAGTETKNTKISMEQRTTVYIVNKTINSFYKMYKETRTMECLTCGKILIGVKPHNMKRHYRKIHDIDIQIGPKKKPPSNKSKEKNLKNKAKTQWRDTEMRRIYQKKLLELKDKKKYKKHKKLHKTECLVCGRQLSGLGNSIIKRHFILVHNIKLDFKSKKRNPDGDESDEDNSVTNEEGSSLECLNDSTTPVIITENSSSNMDKSKFLKLCVALIAIKGVSISLFDDHEIFKRLIAPQEEKFCTNLTSFDILTLLQRSNAKIRDVIRNKVKNKIVSLYLDLATGVYENALTISIQYIDNFKIHFNTLAIIQLNKATTDIKDVVLNCLESYEINKNQVYSYTAEVTCKSVEDTEAGELKKETSNEFENKTNDIEKFFITIAIEFREIKSISSIIQLTVANVLSSELKYKINQCRAVVRELQTKLVGERHSFCLDDATHWISTYKMLKSLLENRIQLDNLVPEFHTNLDFVVNIINILTPLVDLNNQLNNEQYTFGDFYRDWLSCEIELEELLQTSWYVQYFVQSMQKYKQEILKEEAFQSAIYLDPRFNFNNSVMLSNEQKQNVQAHLTQVYKIINTNLKNKSQASSTLGSGFDNSTQILPTSVHIFPDYTPSISSEIKCEPENVLTTEYAVENTDIKLPPVKQEEFVESVESTFSTVAYEITEVVEPTTTTRLNQEPASTSNKIYDKLTQRIMNLYAKPRGIDESLQSFKQKLIGLLSNKSMLPLNAHVLDYWKNTNYDADITAIVEAVFAVPVTRVPFGRASKCLDEAVIDCELLLTKYNFNEFNGINIDL